The genomic segment TTCACAATGTCAGAGATAGATAATTCATGGAGCTCTCTGGCGGTTAATTCGATATACACGTCTACGACTGAGTTGCCATAGTAACCCTCCGACAGTGGCGGATCAAGAACATGTCCAATTCCCACAACTATGCAAAGGACACTGATCTTGTCAAGATCTAGGTTTAGGGCTCGAGATCTTGATTTCCATATGCACGAACTAAGAATTTCATAAGTAGTGAAAGTCTCCTTGGGCATTTCGCATTCCCTGACCAAAGTGTCTTTAAGCATTTTTATATTGCCATCCTTAATGCTTATTATCTCTGTAACCTGTGGACCGTATGTGTACACAATTGATAATTATACTTAAGTGATCATGTCTATTGAATAGTAATTagtaaaaacccaaaaaaatatatatatcagtgctattttgatattttcttaaaacaaaacaggaaCTATTTTAGTTTAGAAAGTTCTCTccattttagttatttttttttctaaaaaattagataacaaaaaataaagtgaagTGAAGTCGTTTAAAGAACATCAAATTTTATCGATCAAATATGTAAACATACCCAATCGTTACTTGACATATATGGGGAAGTTGCCAAAAGACTCGCTCTAGAACCGACACCGCATGGAAGTTTAGCCGGTTCATTATCTATTTCCCTAACTAGCCGCTCTCTCTGCCATACCGGCAGTACCGATGGCTCACTCTTTCCGCCGGCCAGCTCCGCTAGAGAATGAACGAACCTAGCCACACCTAAACCATCGCACAACGCGTGTAACAATGATAAACCAATGGTGAATCCACCGCAAGGAAACTTGGTCACCTTCAAAATTTAAAAGACCGATATATGATATGAAATTaggaattaatttataatttgatagcTGACatgaataaaaatcataaatagaTATAACTAGAAAACTGAAAAACTAGTATGTACCATCTGCCCAAACATTGGAACAGTCTAGTCCCTTGTAACATATAGATTAGTTCGCTTTACCCATTTATCACCATTCAAAGcctgtatacatattttataaacGAAAGGATACCTGCATAGCGAGAGGGTGATAACCGATCTCATTTTCGTAGTTAAACTCGATCTCTGGCACAAGCGGCAACGCAACTTCATCAACAAAGTTTTCTATAAAGTTTAGAGAGGGGAGATCAGGAGCTGCGGTAGCGACCGCAAAAGGTACTCCCTCCCTATTACAAACCAGCTGAAACTTTCGATCACTTTTTCGTCTCACTAGCCTGCCTGAAAATGGATAATAGTACACAAGAAGTTCGGACAAAGCCTTCCTAAGCAAAGAGACCGGATCGTTTTGGTTCTTTTGATTTGCCTCAAAAACGTAAATTACTGCGTGCCTAACTTCGTTAAGAGGGTTGTTGTCTAAACTAGAAAGCGAGAGAGTTCCACAAGGAGTGTGTTTTGAGGGTTTAACAAGCTCAAATGATTGCTTCTTGAGTAATAGAGGAAGGCTCGGGTTGGTTTGGTCTGTcatcttacaaaaaaattgtgaataTGATTTAAGGCTGTCGTCTCCACCTCTTTAtcttgtttatatagtgaagtGTTATTAACACTGTGTTAATATTACACGTTGATAACTTGATATGcatgttttaaagaaaagaaaaaaaaagagttttgtttttgttttttgtgggTAGCCTCCATCAGAAAGTAGTATGCACGCATGGAGGAGTAGACACATTTTAATCTTGCATGGCTTATGAAACGGAACCGCTTCATGAGCCCAACACCTAAGCTATATGTGATAAGAATTGTGTACACTTACAATGCAGACAGCATCCACAATAACTAACATAAAGACAAAAGATCCTCCTTTTTTCATCTTTcagtttttctttatattaaacTCTGAATTCGATTACGAGTTTATTTACATCCATGCcatcttattattttcaaatcaGATAACAGGGGCTCTATTGTCACGTCCCAAAATTGGAATGAAAGAGTAAAGTTACCGGttcaggtttcttcttctgcttccacCGAGGATAAGaaagtttcattcttttctGAATCCCATTCTAGAGATTCATCCTGATTCAGAATGTTCCATTTTCAGATATGACAGTTCAAGTAATTTTTTCATATcctaatcaaatttttttaaagagggTATCATTTTACCTCGTTAGAAGAAAAATCAGATTCGTCCACTCTCAAATACAagttctcttcctcctctccatCACTTTTCTTGCAGGTTTCCATATCCTCGTCCTGGATCAGTTTCCATGATAGTTTGTTTACTCAGAAGGGACTGAAGTAGAGATTGATGATCCATTGTAAAAAGCaatgaaaaatttaatcaaaccTGTCCTGTCTTCAACAGCTCAATCCGTTCCTCTAGGTCTGCAACATGATACTTCAGTGCctgacaaaaacaaagagaccaATATTGATCAGAACAGAAAGATTTCAACATAAGttacatgtaaaaaatattatcatcaTTACTTCTCTTCTTTGAAGCTCAATGGATCGTGCAAAAGCCTTTTTCCTCGTCAATAAGTTTGAAGGCCTAAGCCGAAATGGCATCTGATAATTCTTTCCTCGATAGAGTATGATCGCATAGCCTTTCATGGTTTTATCAAGGGATACCAATACTCCTCCACTCTCAGCCTCCAAAGAGATAGCGATATGTTTGACTTGCGGAAGAGATTTGCCTCTTACTATCACTTTTACAAGCTCCCTATGTTTCCAGTGTAGATGCATGTTCTCTATGGTACCAGCAtacacttctcttcttcctgTAAAATGTTTTTAGAACATGAAAAATCGAATTCTTTTTACAGATCGTTTTGGCTTTCAACGTGACACATGAGTGAGAACAGTCTTTGTGCTTACCTAAGAGAAGAAACGGATCCATACTCAAACCAATTTTGCGGTAAAgaagtctctcttcttctgtgatTATTTCTGAATCAGTTGGGAGATCCGATGGGTCAAGATCCATCTGCACTTTAGCTAAAGCTCTCTCAGCTCTTCTCAACTTTTGCTTCCCCTGGAACAAAAGAGAGATCATCAAATCAAGGCAGAGCAAATCAgataccaaaagaagaagaaaaagagtgatACTCACATAAAGAAGCCTTAGCTCGAGATCTCTAATCAATGCAGATCTTTTGATGGAAACTGATTCTCTCTTTAACTCCTCAATATCAACGCTGCTTGCATCTGGTGCCCACCTAGAACTTGCAGCTATAGTCTCAGCAAGCGTTCCAGCGAGTAATTTGGTTTTAGACAACTTGCCTTGTGATATAAGTGTGACTCTAGTTGAAGCCATTTCCCGGGCTTGATCCTCCTTGGTTTGAAGAACTTCCGTTATCTCCTTTTGCCTCTCGGTCAATGCCTCTGCAACTGCAGGGGGCATGAAGTCATTGCCTCTGTAGAAGACAATATactctttgtttcttgaaaCAAGTACACCGCGGGTAAGTCTCTTCACGAATGAATGAGGAAAAAACCAGTAAGCACGCGGAAGATATTGGTGTGTATGCATATAAGAATAGAGGTATTCATCAAACCTTAAGTTCTTCCGCCATTCTCTCATTCCGTGTGTTTTCCACACCGCGTTTGATTGCTATTTTTGCGATGGTGCTTCTTGCCCATAGCTTTACCATTGCCTTAGCCAGACCTTGTAACTCCCTGCTCCTCCCTAAACAGgataaataaagaaacaatcACTTAGGAAAACATATACTGCTACTAAAAGAAAGTAAGATTATATGATATTATGCATACCAAGAGCAAAATGTGGAGGGCTTGTCCTAGCGAGTCGACGCATTTCTGTCATTTCCGTGTTAGACAAGCAAGGTTTCACACCTTGGGGAAGAATCCTAAACGGACACCTATATCCTTCAACGTATGGAGGAAGCAAGTCTGCATCAACAGGTAACGGATCACACCCTGTCCAATCATGAAACCTTGGACCAAGCTCATCCAACAAATCATTCAATTCACACAGCTCAGATAATTGTTCTTTAGGTACATTCTTCGGGTAATTTGCATCCTCTGGTATGTAACTCCTTGCCTCTACGCTTTGACGGATCTCAGGGCCTGTATCGATATTGTTCTGTTTGATAAATGATTGAACACACTTGAGCTTGTAACTTATTCCTCGGTATAGCACAACTGAGCTTCCTGACC from the Camelina sativa cultivar DH55 chromosome 12, Cs, whole genome shotgun sequence genome contains:
- the LOC104730348 gene encoding spermidine coumaroyl-CoA acyltransferase-like, yielding MTDQTNPSLPLLLKKQSFELVKPSKHTPCGTLSLSSLDNNPLNEVRHAVIYVFEANQKNQNDPVSLLRKALSELLVYYYPFSGRLVRRKSDRKFQLVCNREGVPFAVATAAPDLPSLNFIENFVDEVALPLVPEIEFNYENEIGYHPLAMQVTKFPCGGFTIGLSLLHALCDGLGVARFVHSLAELAGGKSEPSVLPVWQRERLVREIDNEPAKLPCGVGSRASLLATSPYMSSNDWVTEIISIKDGNIKMLKDTLVRECEMPKETFTTYEILSSCIWKSRSRALNLDLDKISVLCIVVGIGHVLDPPLSEGYYGNSVVDVYIELTARELHELSISDIVKIVKGAKKKAYDKRYIEEEIINIERMIKEDAKSDPVVDGLLVMTDVRNIKLFGSMDFGWNDPVNMRFLTFQESARNMVMILGPSKFDPGMEGGVRVVITLPRDAMVKFKQEMDAMLQLRSRF
- the LOC104730349 gene encoding CRM-domain containing factor CFM3A, chloroplastic/mitochondrial-like encodes the protein MALCQFPLNLHTISSSTSSSPQFRRLQPLDTSVNSNFLTRRLRFRSFNHTVRYNTRESSGVIIRATIDVDTHQTKKTKRKPKPGFFEEISDKWSSRISPKTEKLPWQKREEQSQHHEEEGEEEEDDEEEDESSSNLSSGYGLSGKRTDSNRLYSASFPRPSGYMSAPWVNNNGGSKGVSFTTSSEQGSQSSSFDDVFTVDRYRRGNDSSNRTVESGLDDGERGMIDSRKGKGIWRARKSNTVEAERIVPEHELSRLRIVALRMVERVKVGSAGITQALVEAIHEKWEVDEVVKLKFSEPYSLNMKRTHEVLEKKTGGLVIWRSGSSVVLYRGISYKLKCVQSFIKQNNIDTGPEIRQSVEARSYIPEDANYPKNVPKEQLSELCELNDLLDELGPRFHDWTGCDPLPVDADLLPPYVEGYRCPFRILPQGVKPCLSNTEMTEMRRLARTSPPHFALGRSRELQGLAKAMVKLWARSTIAKIAIKRGVENTRNERMAEELKRLTRGVLVSRNKEYIVFYRGNDFMPPAVAEALTERQKEITEVLQTKEDQAREMASTRVTLISQGKLSKTKLLAGTLAETIAASSRWAPDASSVDIEELKRESVSIKRSALIRDLELRLLYGKQKLRRAERALAKVQMDLDPSDLPTDSEIITEEERLLYRKIGLSMDPFLLLGRREVYAGTIENMHLHWKHRELVKVIVRGKSLPQVKHIAISLEAESGGVLVSLDKTMKGYAIILYRGKNYQMPFRLRPSNLLTRKKAFARSIELQRREALKYHVADLEERIELLKTGQDEDMETCKKSDGEEEENLYLRVDESDFSSNEDESLEWDSEKNETFLSSVEAEEET